One Halictus rubicundus isolate RS-2024b chromosome 10, iyHalRubi1_principal, whole genome shotgun sequence genomic window carries:
- the LOC143357781 gene encoding ABC transporter G family member 20 — MVVEHAIIVRDAVKQYGKAAPILDHLNLRVPKGSIYGLLGPSGCGKTTLLSSVVGVRKLNRGEIWVLGGTPGTEGSGIPGPRVGYMPQEISLTDEFSVIGALYYFGRINGLDDYKIEERYQFLRDLLQLPPRNHLVRNMSGGQQRRLSFAAALVHKPELLILDEPTVGLDPVLRDNIWQHLVKITRDEGVTVIITTHYIEEAKQADRIGLMRCGQLLAESTPNELLEQCQTDSLEEAFLSLSQLQVQNRTGNVTQTHMTDTNITDVVTVDSFDAYYSLKNRDCRSSTRKRCHALLTKNALQFIRHPGGVLFSIILPILQMVLFFNSFGLDPKGLVISVVNEEAGDCAFGLNRGNVTYDETTSTCNFVDLSCRFTNGFNDTVLRKIYYDDYNKAVSEITWQKSVGIMHFSRNYSYAVQSKLDDFLTLAEPDIIAGQITVSLYTPDRQIGLFVEKTLYDVFVKEYRKIIRECQIPEKFADVPIHFEDPIYGSHDQKYITFITPPFLLSLVFIMATSICSSIIITDRHSGVWDRSLVQGVTTAEILITHLLTQVIVIVIQVATSLLIGFLQFGMECKGSLAAVIWLAILGGICGMTFGFFISVMCTSHALVNYAAVGTFYPLILLCGLMWPVEGMPKFLRWISLVLPITLPGISLRGVLEKGTSVNEPEVYNGFLVLSGWIIAFIILCLLQLRAKSA, encoded by the exons ATGGTGGTGGAACACGCAATCATAGTCAGGGATGCTGTGAAACAATATGGGAAAGCAGCGCCAATTCTGGATCATTTGAACCTGCGCGTTCCTAAAGGGAGTAT ATATGGCTTGTTGGGGCCCAGCGGCTGCGGCAAGACCACTCTGCTTTCCAGCGTGGTCGGCGTCCGGAAGTTGAACAGAGGTGAAATTTGGGTCCTGGGCGGTACCCCGGGGACCGAAGGCTCCGGAATCCCGGGCCCAAGGGTCGGGTACATGCCGCAGGAAATCTCCTTGACGGACGAGTTCTCTGTAATCGGCGCACTATACTACTTCGGCAGGATCAACGGCTTGGACGACTACAAGATCG AGGAAAGGTACCAGTTCTTGAGAGATCTCCTCCAGCTGCCGCCGAGGAACCATTTGGTGAGGAACATGAGCGGCGGTCAGCAAAGGAGACTGTCATTCGCAGCAGCCCTCGTCCATAAACCGGAACTGCTAATCCTCGACGAGCCAACCGTCGGTCTGGATCCAGTTTTAAGGGACAA CATCTGGCAGCATTTGGTGAAGATCACGCGGGACGAGGGCGTCACCGTCATCATCACCACTCATTACATCGAGGAAGCCAAACAGGCTGACAGG ATTGGATTAATGAGATGCGGCCAGCTGTTGGCCGAATCAACGCCGAACGAGCTGCTGGAACAATGTCAAACCGACTCTTTGGAGGAAGCGTTTCTCAGCTTGAGTCAACTGCAAGTGCAAAATCGGACGGGGAATGTCACGCAAACGCACATGACCGACACTAACATCACCGATGTCGTCACGGTGGACTCCTTCGACGCGTATTATTCACTCAAA AACAGGGACTGTCGAAGCAGTACGAGGAAGAGGTGCCATGCCCTGCTCACGAAAAACGCGCTGCAGTTCATCCGTCATCCGGG CGGTGTTCTGTTCTCCATAATTTTGCCGATACTGCAAATGGTGCTGTTTTTCAACTCGTTCGGCCTTGACCCGAAGGGACTCGTGATATCCGTCGTAAACGAAGAAGCCGGCGACTGTGCCTTCGGGTTGAACCGGGGAAATGTTACGTACGACGAAACCACGAGCACTTGCAACTTCGTCGATCTCAGCTGCAGATTCACGAATGGGTTCAACGATACTGTTCTGAGGAAG ATATATTACGACGATTATAATAAAGCAGTGAGCGAAATAACGTGGCAGAAGAGTGTCGGTATAATGCACTTCAGTAGAAACTATTCTTATGCTGTACAATCGAAGCTAGACGACTTTTTAACACTCGCAGAGCCAGACATAATTGCCGGTCAAATTACAGTTTCGCTTTATACACCAG ATAGACAGATAGGTTTGTTCGTGGAGAAAACGTTGTACGACGTTTTTGTGAAGGAGTATCGGAAGATCATCAGAGAATGTCAGATTCCAGAAAAATTCGCTGACGTACCGATACAC tttgAAGACCCGATTTATGGATCGCATGATCAGAAGTACATTACATTCATCACGCCGCCTTTTCTGCTGTC ATTAGTATTCATCATGGCGACATCAATCTGCTCGAGCATAATCATAACTGATCGACACTCGGGTGTATGGGACAGAAGTTTAGTCCAAG GTGTTACAACAGCGGAAATCTTAATTACACACCTCCTGACTCAGGTCATAGTGATTGTCATTCAAGTTGCGACATCATTGTTAATCGGCTTCTTACAATTTGGCATGGAGTGCAAGGGGTCGTTGGCCGCCGTCATTTGGCTGGCGATACTCGGAGGAATTTGCGGGATGACTTTCG GTTTCTTCATATCGGTGATGTGCACGTCTCACGCTCTCGTTAATTATGCGGCCGTGGGCACCTTTTATCCTTTGATTCTTCTCTGTG GACTCATGTGGCCAGTGGAAGGAATGCCAAAGTTCCTGCGATGGATCAGCTTAGTATTGCCAATAACACTGCCAGGCATCTCTCTGAGGGGTGTTTTGGAGAAGGGGACGTCAGTGAACGAACCGGAAGTGTACAACGGCTTCCTGGTGCTCTCCGGGTGGATTATAGCGTTCATAATTCTCTGTCTTCTTCAGTTAAGGGCGAAGTCCGCGTAA
- the LOC143357788 gene encoding tubulin alpha-1 chain: MGNACWELYCLEHGIQPDGMLPPQSCSSDDGFQTFFSETGGGKYVPRAVFLDLEPTVIDEVRTGTYHQLFHPEQLISGKEDAANNYARGHYTLGKEIIELVLDRIRKIADMCSGLQGFLIFHAFGGGTGSGFTSLLMERLSMDYGKKAKLEFAIYPSPQISTAVVEPYNAILTTHTTLEHSDCAFLVDNEAIYDICRRNLDIERPTYTNLNRLIGQIVSSITASLRFDGALNVDLTEFQTNLVPYPRIHFPLATYAPIVSIEKAYHEQLTVMELTSSCFEPAMQMVKCNPHRGKYMACCLLYRGDVVPKDVNASIATIKTKRAIQFVDWCPTGFKVGINYQPPTVVPGGDLAKVQRAMAMLANTTAIAEAWTRLNRKFDLMFGKRAFVHWYVAESMDESEFNEAREDLAALEKDYEEVGMDSTDAGEGEDEN, encoded by the exons ATGGGAAATGCCTGCTGGGAATTGTACTGTCTGGAACACGGCATACAACCCGACGGCATGCTTCCTCCGCAAAGTTGCTCCAGCGACGATGGCTTCCAAACTTTCTTCAGCGAAACCGGCGGTGGAAAATACGTTCCGCGAGCTGTATTTTTGGATCTTGAACCAACAGTCATAG ACGAAGTCCGCACTGGGACCTACCATCAACTGTTCCATCCCGAGCAGCTGATCTCTGGCAAAGAGGACGCCGCAAATAATTACGCGAGAGGTCACTATACCTTGGGAAAGGAGATCATCGAGCTTGTCCTGGACAGGATCCGCAAGATCGCGGACATGTGCAGCGGTCTTCAGGGTTTCTTGATCTTCCACGCATTCGGCGGCGGCACCGGCTCTGGGTTTACAAGCTTACTGATGGAACGACTATCGATGGACTATGGGAAAAAAGCTAAGCTGGAATTCGCCATCTACCCATCGCCACAGATATCCACCGCTGTTGTAGAACCTTACAACGCTATACTAACCACGCACACGACATTGGAACACTCTGATTGCGCGTTCCTCGTGGACAACGAAGCGATTTACGATATCTGCAGACGAAACTTGGACATCGAACGACCGACCTACACGAACTTGAACAGACTGATCGGACAGATCGTTTCCTCCATCACGGCCTCGTTGAGGTTCGACGGGGCCCTGAACGTTGACCTAACGGAGTTCCAGACGAACCTGGTACCCTATCCAAGGATTCATTTCCCTCTGGCGACGTACGCGCCCATAGTTTCCATCGAGAAGGCTTATCACGAGCAACTGACCGTCATGGAGCTGACTTCCTCCTGCTTCGAACCAGCCATGCAAATGGTCAAATGCAACCCCCATAGAGGGAAATATATGGCTTGTTGCTTGTTGTACAGAGGGGACGTGGTGCCCAAAGATGTTAACGCGTCCATTGCCACGATCAAAACGAAGAGGGCTATTCAGTTTGTGGATTGGTGCCCAACTGGGTTCAAG GTCGGTATCAATTACCAGCCACCAACCGTAGTGCCAGGAGGTGATCTGGCCAAAGTGCAAAGAGCAATGGCGATGCTTGCAAACACAACTGCGATTGCGGAGGCCTGGACGAGGCTGAACAGGAAGTTCGACTTGATGTTCGGAAAAAGAGCATTCGTTCATTG GTATGTTGCCGAAAGCATGGACGAAAGCGAATTCAACGAGGCCAGAGAAGATTTAGCTGCATTGGAGAAAGATTACGAAGAAGTTGGCATGGACTCGACAGACGCGGGCGAAGGTGAAGATGAAAATTAG